In Micromonospora ferruginea, the sequence GCGCTCGTCGCCCTGGTCCTGGCGGTGCTCGCGCTCGCCCCGCCGGGCGCGGCGGTGGCCGCGGGCAGCTACACGGTGACGGTGGACGGCGGCGACGCCGCGTTCCTCTACAAGATCTGCCTGAAGACCACCACCACGGTGAACACCTACCCGGCCGGGGGCGGTGACCGGGTCTGCTCCGGCAAGAAGGGCTCGACGGACGGCTCGTTCGACCTGACCGCCGAGTACACCGACGGCGACACGGTCTGGATGGACGTCGAGATGCTCGTCGACCTGAGCGGCCACTCGCGGACCAAGGACGACGTGGACATCACCGGGTCGCACTCGTGCACCCTCAAGGGCGCCCTGTACGCGGGCAAGTTCCAGTGCGAGAACGCGATCAACAAGAAGAGCTTCGAGGCCCCGTCGATCGAGCCGTACCAGGTGGCGGTGGACGACCCGAACGCGCCGGTGGTGCAGTTGCTCACGCTGATGGCGTGGTGCGTGAGCGCCGCCGCCGTGATCGGCCTGCTGGTGACCGGCATGACGCTGGCGTCGCAGTTGCGGCGCGGCGCGCTGGAGGAGCGGACCGAATACACCAAGCAGATCGCGTTCGTGCTGGCGGCCTGCCTGCTCGCGACCACCGCCGGGCCGGTCGTGCAGGCCCTCGGATTCAGCCAGTGACCACCGGACCGGCCACCGGCCGGCTGTTCGCCTTCCCCGACCTCGAAGGAGCACCCATGACCCTCTCCGACATCTACTACAGCGGTCTGGTGCGGATCCCGTTCGGCTTCCGCCTCGCGCCCGAACCGGGCGACGGCGACGGTGGCGGTGGCGTGCCGCAGCCGGCCACCGGCGGAAACGCGGTGCCCGGTCCGCTCGCCACCAAGGTCGAGCAGGCGCTCGGCCTGGTCGCGTGGGCGGGCACCGCGGCGGGCGTGCTCGGTGTCCTGATCACCGGCGCGGTGATGGCCATCTCGCACAAGCGCGGGGAGAGCTCGGAGCACATGAGCCGGCTCGGCATGGTGCTGGGCGGCTGCATCCTGGTCGCCACCGCCGGCCCAATCGTCACCTGGGTCTTCGGCACCGGCGGCGGCGACGGCGAGGGGAACTGACGTATGCGTGCGCGACACGCCCACGAGCCGGCGGAGGACGGGCCGTTCTGGCGGCACCGCCGGTGGCAGGTGTCGGCGGGTTTCCTGGTGCTGGCGCTCTGCGCCGGCATCGGCGCGGCGCTCTACGGTGGTGGAGACGCCGGCTCCCGGGCCGCGCCCCCCGCCGGACCGGTGATCGGCGGGCTCGCACCGGACGGGTCGCGACCGCAGGGTTGCCGCACGGTGGACACCGCGCAGCCGATCCCGACCGAGGCGCCGGCCGACATCACCTGGCGGCCGGTGAACGGCGCGCTGACGCCGTTCTCCGCGTCGGCCGGGCCGCTGCGGAGCACCGGCCCGCTGCGCTGGTGCTTCGCGCACACCCCGATGGGCGCGGTGCTGGCGGTGCACACCATCTCCCGGCAGATGAGCGGCCCGGACTGGCGGGTGGTCAGCCGGCAGCAGCTCGTGCCAGGGCTGGGGCGGGACTACTTCGACGCGATGCGCGAGTCGCTGGAGGACGGCGGCCCGCCGCAGACCGCCAACCGTCTGGCCGGTTTCCTGGTGGTGCGCTACACGCCCCGTACGGCGGTGGTCCGGGTGCTGGTCCGGCAGGCGACCGCGCGCTACTTCTCGGTGGACTACACGACGGACTGGAACGGCGTCGACTGGCGGTTGCGCCCGCTGAACTCCGGCGGCCTGTACGGCCCGGTCACGCCGGTGCTCTCGCTGGCCGGCTTCGTGCTGTGGAACGGGGCCGGCAATGGCTGAGTGCGCGACCGGCGACGCCGTCTACATCGGCGAGATCGGCCAGGTCGTCGGCTTCTTCGAACGCGGGATCGACGGCATCCTCAGCGACATCGCCGGCGCCATCATGGGCGCGGCCGTGGAGCTGTTCGCCAACCTCGGTGACGTGCCGACGCTCGGCGACGAGAAGATCAACGACCAGATCCACCTGCAGACCGACTGGCTCGTGGTGACCATCGCGGTGGCGTCGTTGCTGGCCGCCGCGTTCCGGATGGCGTTGCTGCGCCGGGGCCAGTCGCTGTGGACCGCGCTGCAGGGCCTGGTCCGCATGGTGCTGACCGTCGGCGCGGCGTGGACCGTGCTCAACCTGCTCGCCACCGAGGCCGACCGCTACAGCGACCACCTCTACGACCAGGGCATCAAGGCGCAGCTCAAGCTGATCGCCAACTGTGGCACCGACGGCCTGACCGCGTTCCTGCTGATCATCATCGGCCTGCTGCTGCTGCTCGCCGGGTGCATCCACGTGATCCTGATGTACGTGCGGCTCGGCGCGATGGTACTGCTCACCGGCACCCTGCCGCTGGCCGCCGCGGCGTCGATGACCGAGTCGGGCGGCGGGTGGTGGCGCAAGCACATCGCCTGGATGGTGGCCTGGCTGTCGTTCAAACCGGTGGTCGGACTGATCATGTATTCCGGGGCGGCGATGATCGGCTCGGTCGACGGCGACGCCAAGCACTACAAGCTGGCCGGCGCCGCCATCCTGCTGATGGCCGCGGTCGCGCTGCCCGCGTTGATGCGGCTGGTCGTACCGGCGATGGCGGCGCTCGGCTCGTCCGACGGGGTGGGCGCGGGCGTGGCCGCCGGCGCCGCCGCGGCGGGCGCGGTGGCCAGCGGCGCCAAGCGGATCGCCGGCGGCGGTCACGGCGGGGGCGGCGGCGCGGTCCGGTCGTCGGGCGGCGGCGGCTCGCCCTCGGGCGCGGTGACCAAGGGCGGCGGCGGGTCGAAGCCCGACGGCGCCTCGAAGGACGGTGGTGAGTCCAAGGCGGACGGCGCGACGAAGACCGAGGGCGGTTCCACCGCCGACGGCGCGTCCGACACCGCGTCCGTGGCCGACGGCGCGTCCTCGTCCGGAGGCTCCTCGTCCGGCGGCGCGTCCACGTCCGGCGGCGCCCCGGCCACCGGGGGCGAACCGGCGTCGGGCAGCACGCCGGCGCCGGAGAGCGAGTCCGCGCCCGGCAGCACGCCCGCCCCGGCGAGCGAACCCGCGCCCGCCGCCGCGTCCGGCAGCACGCCGGCGCCGGTGAGCGAGCCGGCGCCCGCGGGCAGCCCACCGTCCTCGGGCGGCGGGCGCCGCGCCGTCTCGACCGCCGGCCGGGTGGTCAGCGGCGCCGTCGGGGCCGCCGCCTGGACCGTGCAGAAGGGCGCCGGCGCCGTCGCCGGCACCCACCGGCACGCCGCGGGCATCGCCCGCGGCGCGCTGCCGGACCCCGACCGCGACTAGGCCGGCCCAGGAGGACGACCATGAGCACCGCAATCGACCAGATCAAGACACCGACGTACGGCAACTGGCGTCGCCCCCGCAAGGCCGGCCTCGGCTCGCTGGGCCTGATCGGCACCTTCGGCCTCTTCGGCGGCCTCGTGGTGGTCCTGCTCGCGTCCATGATCTCGCTGGACGCGGCCCTGGTGGTGGGGCTGCCGTTCGCGCTGATGCTGGCGCCGCTGGCGATCCGCACCCAGGACGGCCGCAACGTGTTCCAGATGGCCGGCGTCCGGGTCGGCTGGCTGCGCCGCAGGTCGAAGCGGCAGCACCTCTACGTGTCCGGGCCGCTGTCCGCCCGACCCGGCGGCCGGTTCCGCCCACCCGGCCTGCTGAGCCGGGTGACCATGCTGGAGGGACGCGACCCGTACGACCGGCCGTTCGGGGTGCTGCACCACCGCAACCGCCACCAGTACACGATCGTGCTGAGCTGCGAGCCCGACGGCGGGTCGCTGGTCGACCCGGACCAGGTCGACACGTGGGTGGCGCTGTGGGGCGAGTGGCTGTCGCGGCTGGCCCACGAGCCGGGGCTGCGGGGCGCGTCGGTGGTGGTGGAGACCGCTCCCGATCCGGGCACCCGGCTCGCCACCGAGGTGCTGGGCCGTCTCTCCCCGGACGCGCCGCCCGCCGCGCGGGCCGTCATGGAGGAGGTGGTGCGCTCCTACCCCGACGCGTCCTCGGAGATGAACACCTACCTGACGCTCACCTACTCGGCGCCCGGTGGCGCGCGGCGTGACGACGACACCATGCTGGCCGACCTGGCGCTGCGGTTGCAGGGGATCCTCAACGGGCTGGTGGCCGCCGGCGGGGGGTCGGCGGAGCCGCTGTCCGCCGAGCGGATCGCCGAGATCGTGCGGGTCGCGTACGACCCGGCCGCCGCGGCCGAGGTCCTCGACGTCCGCGCCCAGCACGGCCGCACCGGGCTGGAGTGGGACGACTCCGGCCCGGCCGCGGCGGTCGAGTCGGTGACCTCCTACCAGCACGACTCCGGGGTGTCCCGGAGCTGGCTGCTGACCATGGCGCCGCGCGGCGTGGTGCGCTCGGGCATCCTGCGCAGCCTGCTCGACCCGACCGCCGGCATCCGCCGCAAGCGGGTGGCGCTGGTCTACCGCCCGATCGACCCGGCGACCTCCGCCCGGATCGTCGAGTCGGACCGGCGGTCCGCCCAGTTCATGGCCAACTCGACGAAGGGCCTGGTCCGGGCGCGCGCGGTCGCGGAGATCCAGGCGGCCGAGCAGACCGCGGCGGAGGAGGCCTCCGGCGCCGGTCTGGTGGAGTTCTCGATGCTGGTGACGTTGACCGTCGACTCGGCCGCCGAGGTGCGCGACGCGAACGTGACGATGCGCAACCTGCTCGGCGCCACCCGGATCGCGATGCGACCGGCAGACCGGATGCAGGCCGCGGCGTTCACCTGCGCCCTGCCGGTCGGCATCCTGCCCTGGGAGCAGTCGATCGTCCCGCAGGATCTCCAGGAGGCGCTGTGACGGCCGGGGTGGGCGCGGACGGCGCCCGGGTGACGGACCTCGCCGCGGGTTGGCCCCGCCGCACGTCGGGGCCGGTCACCGCGTTGTCCGGCCTGGTCGTGCCGGACGCCGGGGCGCAGGAGCGGGAGCCCGACGAGACCGACGGGCAGACCCCCCGGGCGTTGCGGCGGGCGCGGCGCCGGCAGGCCGCCGAGGAGGCGGCCGAGCGGCGGTACCGGCAACGCCTGGCCCGGCAGGACGACGCCGACGGGGTGCCGCACCGCGGCGCGCCCGCCGTGGGCGGCGGCCGGGTGGCGACGCTGGACCCCCCGACCATGTGGCGGGCCACCACCGTGCAGGCGTGCGGGCTCTGGCCGTTCG encodes:
- a CDS encoding SCO6880 family protein — its product is MSTAIDQIKTPTYGNWRRPRKAGLGSLGLIGTFGLFGGLVVVLLASMISLDAALVVGLPFALMLAPLAIRTQDGRNVFQMAGVRVGWLRRRSKRQHLYVSGPLSARPGGRFRPPGLLSRVTMLEGRDPYDRPFGVLHHRNRHQYTIVLSCEPDGGSLVDPDQVDTWVALWGEWLSRLAHEPGLRGASVVVETAPDPGTRLATEVLGRLSPDAPPAARAVMEEVVRSYPDASSEMNTYLTLTYSAPGGARRDDDTMLADLALRLQGILNGLVAAGGGSAEPLSAERIAEIVRVAYDPAAAAEVLDVRAQHGRTGLEWDDSGPAAAVESVTSYQHDSGVSRSWLLTMAPRGVVRSGILRSLLDPTAGIRRKRVALVYRPIDPATSARIVESDRRSAQFMANSTKGLVRARAVAEIQAAEQTAAEEASGAGLVEFSMLVTLTVDSAAEVRDANVTMRNLLGATRIAMRPADRMQAAAFTCALPVGILPWEQSIVPQDLQEAL